A stretch of the Bombyx mori chromosome 12, ASM3026992v2 genome encodes the following:
- the LOC110385771 gene encoding arrestin domain-containing protein 17: MGIHCEMKLFNPPDGTFVPGETVSGVIKYAVDRDTAVKRIIVSLKGGGVLRIRNTQRRQQNRPNVFYCFEEYVDIDNIIREDEKGILPFGCYETNFSFTVPKNLPPSFKYMKHLPHHIVKCKISYFVRIKFEKPGLFKLNKHFRYYITMLSGVTPNLPTVPTVFSKDKNLCRLISSSPRTVKIRANVESCVLAPGTKIELNYEVHNNTNLVIKGVETKLIEVHSFKARSSRKIQNFKDVPDTDTKTASINSGDHQTMLIIMNLPPDIMSVENSKIVQREYAVKITVDLPMPHFNIVFEIPVQIGYRTDLIEESAAIPINELPPPYWAIMGEANGSREDLDSIDNF, translated from the coding sequence ATGGGAATACACTGCGAGATGAAATTATTTAATCCTCCTGATGGAACCTTTGTGCCCGGCGAAACGGTGTCTGGTGTAATTAAATATGCAGTAGACAGAGACACGGCCGTGAAAAGGATTATTGTATCGCTAAAAGGCGGCGGAGTTCTCAGAATCAGAAACACACAACGCAGACAACAGAACAGGccgaatgttttttattgcttcgaagAGTACGTCGACATTGATAATATAATACGGGAAGACGAAAAAGGAATTTTACCATTTGGATGCTATGAAACGAATTTTAGTTTTACGGTACCGAAAAATTTACCGCCTTCCTTCAAATACATGAAACATTTGCCACATCATATAGTGAAATGCAAGATATCTTATTTTGTTCGGATAAAATTCGAGAAACCGggcttatttaaattaaacaagcaTTTCAGATATTATATTACTATGTTGTCAGGTGTAACTCCCAATCTACCAACGGTTCCGACTGTATTTAGTAAAGATAAAAACTTGTGCAGACTAATATCGAGTAGCCCTAGGACAGTTAAAATCAGAGCGAACGTAGAGAGTTGCGTTTTAGCTCCTGGCACTAAAATCGAACTTAACTATGAAGTACACAATAACACTAACCTCGTTATAAAAGGTGTTGAAACAAAATTGATCGAAGTGCACTCGTTCAAAGCGAGATCAAgtagaaaaatacaaaactttaaaGATGTACCGGATACAGATACAAAAACGGCTTCCATCAATAGCGGTGATCATCAAACTATGCTTATAATTATGAATCTTCCTCCTGATATAATGTCAGTTGAAAATTCTAAAATAGTTCAAAGGGAATATGCAGTTAAGATAACTGTGGATCTTCCAATGCCGCATTTCAATATCGTGTTTGAAATCCCTGTACAAATCGGATACAGGACTGACCTGATTGAGGAGAGTGCCGCTATCCCTATTAATGAGTTACCCCCTCCTTACTGGGCCATTATGGGCGAAGCCAACGGTTCTAGGGAAGACTTAGATTCGATTGATAATTTTTAA